Proteins from one Gimesia maris genomic window:
- a CDS encoding mechanosensitive ion channel family protein — MMTASRVLVFLLVTGVCSLVCVAQEKTPEEPVNPPPAESLPAPKAVNVTPEVADSEISTRLTRILKATEWFEDPLVEVDEGVAFLTGSTNDEKYRQWAGDLSRNTQDVVAVVNRIEIRQPDLFDLSASYSTVKSIMRKTVQSIPIILAALLVLLFTFLAMYISGHVADYTILSRFQNKLLRGVVRKGLLLLVFLLGIYLVLQIAGLTRLAATVLGGTGLFGLIVGIAFRDIAENFLASILISMQNPFRYGDLIEVEGIQGYVQRVNTRGTLLMSLDGNHIQIPNSIIYKSKILNFTSNPKVRLDFMVGVGYDVPINEAQSIAKEILESHPAVLDDPEPTVLVEGLGSSTVNLRLYYWIDGHKFSVLKVNSSMMRLVKTKFEERGFSMPDDAREVIFPQGVPVTMVSAEEAAAAKQAPSQQPVQQPSRSPVEIQDEETVTDAEGSLASEYNELERQSQQSRDPEEDSTDLLST; from the coding sequence ATGATGACAGCAAGCAGGGTGCTGGTTTTTCTACTGGTTACTGGAGTCTGTTCTCTCGTCTGTGTTGCGCAAGAAAAAACGCCTGAAGAGCCTGTCAATCCACCGCCGGCGGAGTCGCTGCCAGCTCCGAAAGCGGTCAATGTGACGCCCGAAGTCGCTGACTCTGAAATCTCAACCCGGTTGACTCGGATTCTCAAAGCCACCGAGTGGTTTGAAGACCCGCTTGTCGAAGTCGATGAGGGAGTCGCCTTTCTAACTGGTTCCACCAATGATGAGAAATACCGCCAATGGGCCGGCGATCTTTCCCGGAATACACAGGATGTGGTCGCTGTCGTCAACCGGATTGAAATCAGGCAGCCGGACCTGTTTGATTTGAGTGCCTCGTATAGTACGGTCAAATCCATCATGCGTAAGACGGTACAGTCCATTCCCATCATCCTGGCGGCGCTGCTGGTGCTGTTGTTTACGTTTCTTGCGATGTATATTTCAGGCCATGTTGCCGATTACACGATTCTCAGCCGGTTTCAAAATAAACTGCTGCGTGGCGTGGTTCGCAAAGGGTTGTTACTGCTGGTCTTTCTGCTGGGAATTTACCTGGTGCTGCAGATTGCCGGTCTGACGCGGCTGGCAGCAACGGTACTGGGGGGAACGGGTTTATTCGGCCTGATTGTCGGGATCGCGTTTCGGGATATTGCGGAGAATTTCCTTGCCAGCATTCTGATCAGCATGCAGAACCCGTTTCGCTATGGTGACCTGATTGAAGTGGAAGGGATTCAGGGGTATGTACAACGTGTGAATACGCGTGGAACCCTGCTGATGTCGCTGGACGGCAATCATATTCAGATCCCGAACTCAATTATCTATAAAAGTAAGATTCTGAATTTTACCTCGAACCCCAAAGTGCGGCTCGATTTTATGGTGGGGGTGGGCTACGACGTTCCCATTAACGAAGCGCAATCGATCGCTAAAGAAATATTGGAATCGCATCCGGCTGTTCTGGACGATCCCGAACCGACGGTGCTGGTCGAGGGACTGGGGTCTTCGACTGTCAATCTGCGTCTGTATTACTGGATCGACGGTCACAAATTCAGTGTCTTGAAAGTCAATTCCTCGATGATGCGACTGGTGAAGACGAAGTTTGAAGAGCGGGGATTCTCCATGCCGGACGACGCACGAGAAGTGATCTTTCCCCAGGGAGTGCCTGTGACAATGGTGTCCGCAGAGGAAGCAGCAGCCGCAAAACAGGCTCCCTCTCAGCAACCGGTTCAACAACCATCCCGCTCACCGGTTGAGATTCAAGATGAGGAGACCGTGACCGATGCGGAAGGCAGCCTGGCAAGTGAATATAATGAGCTGGAGCGACAAAGCCAGCAGTCACGCGATCCTGAAGAAGATTCGACGGATCTACTATCTACATGA
- a CDS encoding prolyl oligopeptidase family serine peptidase, translating into MKIFLCILFSSVTLVHAADTEVRWNSNFKETCHSQAEGALVSFSVRTPPQIAGRKSYPLLIDLKVGLNAVPSTQYPFFYTLPSRGRLWGYRSLSTYDVMQVIDCMIQKYPIDPDRIYLTGFSAGGSGAMHLASCFPDQFAAVLALGGVGNNYPLVNFKNLPVAFHHGDKDWTSSICNARVQADRMQALGSPMFLKEYPDAGHSIPGPRAPLLDWLFKQKRNPTPLSLTHECESISLGRSYWFTIQEFIDPHQRASVAATINDRTVVVHPHNIAVFSLDLAAFPNVKTVQIDQTRLPADMHYRFQSGHWIKGNPLPKPATRAYEAGAAANLYQGEPLLIVYGTRGDRTQLLKTLAQTLASYGGPTNERIPNLFPVIADRELTQTQQTNANLILVGTPAENSISQTILPKLPIQIQEGYLLAGERTPLPLENQILSLLAPHPEHPQRLVYLLAPFTDAAGLTQVIASPASFLAGSNGFDRISQADLLTQNPQHLISRQLQYGKDWNWIRFPDADQPIPARYSDRANLATTCLQLMQEKSQADFALWWGPADRGMWGTDFNHLERYQPEFYTKADFLTRHRLFETMTGSVTGAELKEIWNRWGTKQELQSFPEITPGTLIDEQQYRLHIPMDLYIKLGQRKQNLINPQTAPGITSAELLQQIFP; encoded by the coding sequence TTGAAAATATTCCTGTGCATTCTGTTCTCTTCCGTTACCCTGGTACATGCTGCCGATACTGAAGTCCGCTGGAACTCAAACTTCAAAGAGACCTGTCACAGTCAGGCAGAAGGCGCTCTCGTTTCGTTCTCCGTCCGCACACCTCCGCAGATCGCAGGCAGAAAGAGCTACCCATTACTGATTGACCTCAAAGTCGGCCTCAACGCAGTACCGAGCACCCAGTATCCGTTTTTTTACACATTACCATCACGCGGACGCCTCTGGGGCTACCGTTCACTTTCTACTTACGACGTCATGCAGGTCATCGACTGTATGATACAGAAATACCCGATCGATCCGGACCGAATTTATCTCACTGGATTTTCCGCGGGTGGAAGTGGCGCCATGCATCTGGCCTCCTGCTTTCCCGATCAATTCGCGGCAGTCCTGGCCTTAGGAGGCGTCGGCAACAACTACCCGCTTGTCAATTTCAAAAATCTGCCGGTCGCCTTTCACCATGGTGACAAAGACTGGACCTCTTCCATCTGCAACGCGCGGGTGCAGGCAGACAGAATGCAAGCCCTGGGCAGTCCCATGTTTCTCAAAGAATACCCGGACGCCGGCCATTCCATACCAGGACCACGTGCGCCTCTGCTGGACTGGCTCTTCAAACAAAAACGCAATCCGACCCCGCTGTCTCTCACCCACGAATGCGAAAGCATATCACTGGGGCGTTCCTACTGGTTCACCATTCAGGAGTTCATCGATCCACACCAGCGGGCATCGGTAGCAGCTACCATCAATGACCGGACCGTCGTCGTCCATCCTCATAACATAGCTGTTTTTTCCTTAGACCTGGCTGCATTTCCCAATGTAAAGACAGTCCAGATTGATCAGACCCGGCTGCCAGCAGACATGCATTACAGGTTTCAGTCAGGCCATTGGATCAAGGGAAACCCTCTGCCGAAACCAGCAACCCGAGCTTACGAAGCGGGTGCTGCTGCCAACCTGTATCAGGGCGAGCCGTTACTCATTGTGTACGGCACTCGCGGTGATCGCACGCAGCTGTTGAAAACCCTGGCACAAACGCTCGCATCCTATGGTGGCCCCACTAATGAGCGGATCCCCAACCTGTTTCCCGTAATTGCTGACAGAGAGCTGACGCAAACTCAGCAGACGAACGCTAATTTAATTCTGGTCGGTACTCCCGCGGAAAATAGTATCAGCCAGACGATCCTGCCGAAACTTCCCATTCAAATTCAAGAGGGTTATCTGCTGGCCGGGGAACGTACGCCATTGCCCCTGGAAAATCAGATACTCAGTCTGCTTGCCCCCCACCCAGAGCATCCACAGCGTCTGGTCTACCTGCTCGCCCCCTTCACTGACGCAGCCGGGCTCACTCAGGTTATCGCGAGTCCAGCGTCATTCCTGGCTGGCTCCAATGGGTTTGATCGCATCAGTCAGGCAGACCTGCTCACGCAAAATCCACAGCATCTCATTTCACGACAATTGCAATACGGAAAAGACTGGAACTGGATCCGCTTCCCGGATGCAGACCAGCCGATACCGGCCCGTTATAGCGACCGGGCCAACCTCGCGACCACCTGTCTGCAGCTCATGCAGGAAAAATCCCAGGCTGACTTTGCACTCTGGTGGGGGCCCGCCGATCGAGGCATGTGGGGGACCGACTTCAATCACCTCGAACGCTATCAACCCGAATTCTATACCAAAGCAGACTTCCTCACCCGACATCGTCTCTTTGAGACCATGACAGGCAGTGTGACTGGTGCAGAATTAAAAGAGATCTGGAATCGCTGGGGCACAAAACAGGAGCTGCAGAGCTTTCCTGAAATCACCCCCGGCACGCTGATCGACGAACAGCAATACCGACTCCACATACCAATGGACCTGTATATCAAACTGGGTCAGCGCAAACAGAATCTCATCAATCCGCAGACAGCCCCCGGAATTACCTCCGCTGAACTGCTACAGCAGATCTTTCCCTGA
- a CDS encoding OprO/OprP family phosphate-selective porin: MERQQDQSRNVFRHPARFRRWLSLLGCCLALYINPLLAQEPGADALPPPLTDSLPTDTTFVSPFPACDEELIPCVTGLDEHGDYPTGELSGFIQIDSAAFEQSPASMAAFGDINNRTAVRRARLALTGDLATDVGYKMDVEFATSPPAARDVYLDFRDRPYADRLIVGTTKVPFQMEALTSSKNFTFAERAPFFTFSPFRQVGIWADGTLEEERGTWSLAGFLVGKGGFDLNHNADGQGFAARTTYLHWYEDDGRDLLHTGLNYSVLQPFDKMVRYDSKLSFFTNQEPGINSSGPPQLVDTGNVPAESVNLFNFELAGSHGRFNYQAELTYALVNQMGGPPLVFYGGYAQAGWFFTGESKPYNRKAGVFDSVKPLHSFFDGGWGAWELAARGTFLNLNDKNVTGGRMNSAELVLNWYLSDQLSVKFDYVHGFINNATTDDLPIDVIGGRLQYIY; encoded by the coding sequence ATGGAACGACAGCAGGATCAATCGCGAAATGTGTTCCGGCACCCCGCTCGATTCCGACGCTGGTTGTCGCTGCTGGGATGTTGTCTCGCGCTCTATATCAATCCTCTGTTGGCGCAGGAACCAGGCGCAGACGCACTGCCGCCGCCTCTCACCGATTCGCTGCCAACCGATACAACGTTCGTCAGTCCCTTCCCTGCCTGTGACGAAGAACTCATTCCCTGTGTAACCGGCCTGGATGAGCACGGCGATTACCCGACCGGCGAACTGAGTGGCTTCATCCAGATCGACTCCGCGGCTTTCGAACAGTCACCGGCGTCCATGGCAGCGTTCGGGGATATTAATAACCGCACCGCCGTCCGTCGTGCGCGGCTCGCGCTGACAGGAGATCTCGCAACGGACGTCGGCTATAAAATGGATGTCGAATTCGCCACATCCCCTCCCGCGGCTCGCGATGTCTACCTGGATTTCCGTGATCGTCCCTACGCCGATCGCCTGATCGTCGGGACCACGAAAGTCCCTTTCCAGATGGAAGCACTCACCAGTTCCAAAAACTTCACCTTTGCCGAACGGGCTCCCTTTTTTACCTTCTCCCCGTTTCGGCAGGTCGGCATCTGGGCAGATGGCACGCTGGAAGAAGAACGGGGTACCTGGTCACTCGCCGGCTTCCTCGTCGGCAAGGGAGGCTTCGATCTGAATCACAACGCCGACGGCCAGGGCTTCGCTGCTCGCACCACGTATCTGCACTGGTACGAAGACGACGGCCGCGATCTGCTGCACACCGGTTTGAATTACAGCGTCCTGCAGCCGTTTGATAAGATGGTTCGCTACGATTCCAAGTTGAGCTTCTTCACCAACCAGGAACCGGGCATCAATTCGTCAGGTCCCCCGCAACTCGTTGACACGGGTAATGTCCCCGCAGAAAGCGTCAACCTGTTTAACTTCGAACTGGCCGGGTCGCATGGCCGTTTCAATTATCAGGCCGAACTCACCTATGCCCTGGTCAATCAGATGGGCGGCCCCCCGCTGGTCTTTTACGGCGGATACGCCCAGGCCGGCTGGTTCTTTACGGGCGAATCCAAACCCTACAATCGCAAGGCAGGCGTCTTTGATTCCGTCAAACCGCTGCACAGCTTTTTTGACGGCGGCTGGGGTGCCTGGGAACTGGCCGCGCGGGGCACCTTCCTCAATCTGAACGATAAAAATGTGACGGGCGGACGCATGAACTCCGCCGAACTGGTACTCAACTGGTACCTGAGTGATCAGCTCAGCGTCAAATTTGATTACGTTCACGGCTTCATTAATAACGCGACCACTGACGATCTTCCCATTGATGTCATCGGCGGACGTCTGCAGTACATCTATTAA
- a CDS encoding DUF1501 domain-containing protein, which produces MLTVNGYAKQVCSGLTRREALQAGGAGLFGLSLPGVLAAEEVAGAFQNGRAKSVIFLFLFGGPSQLESFDMKPEASSGIRGPFHPIDSRTPGLHISEYLPQTANISDKLCVIRTMTHPHNDHNACHYIQTGHKWTRSAADGGDVNARGTDWPAMGSVVEYLSRQSPDAHQRALPDYVYLPNRLGVLQGLERTGQHAGWLGSAYIAFATDIRKRNAADNPYFRDCTDAELDFRIRGLATKEEMTLDRLNRRSSLLQQFDQANRDFHEDHQYKNYDRIQQRALSLVTSEKMRSAFDIQQESAKLRDRYGRHLFGQSTLMGRRMIEAGARFVTVCWDAPDGYSWDSHRSAHHLQHHLLPGFDQAYSALLTDLEERGLLDETLVVAVGEMGRTPQGTAAWGRGHWSHCFPCLLAGAGVKGGIVYGTSDAEAAYPVDNPVTPEDLAKTIYWSLGIDPELFLPDREDRPIPIIESGTPLKQLFG; this is translated from the coding sequence ATGCTGACAGTGAATGGATATGCGAAACAGGTTTGTTCTGGTCTGACGCGACGCGAAGCGTTGCAGGCTGGCGGTGCGGGATTGTTCGGATTGAGTCTGCCGGGCGTGCTCGCCGCCGAAGAAGTTGCCGGTGCATTTCAGAACGGGCGGGCGAAGTCGGTAATATTCCTGTTTCTGTTTGGTGGCCCCAGTCAGTTGGAATCATTCGATATGAAGCCGGAAGCCTCCAGTGGCATTCGCGGCCCTTTTCATCCCATCGACAGTCGCACACCGGGTCTGCACATCAGCGAGTATCTGCCTCAAACGGCGAACATATCCGACAAGCTCTGCGTGATCCGCACGATGACGCATCCACATAATGATCATAATGCCTGCCATTATATTCAGACGGGTCACAAGTGGACGCGTTCTGCCGCCGATGGGGGTGATGTCAATGCCCGGGGGACGGACTGGCCGGCGATGGGAAGTGTGGTGGAATACCTGTCCCGCCAGAGTCCTGATGCCCACCAGCGAGCGCTGCCCGATTATGTCTATCTGCCCAATCGACTGGGAGTGCTGCAGGGGCTGGAACGAACCGGGCAGCATGCGGGCTGGCTGGGTTCGGCTTATATCGCGTTCGCCACGGATATTCGCAAACGCAATGCCGCAGACAATCCGTACTTCCGCGACTGCACGGATGCGGAACTGGATTTCCGGATTCGCGGTCTGGCGACGAAAGAAGAGATGACCCTGGATCGACTGAACCGTCGCAGCAGTCTGCTGCAGCAGTTTGACCAGGCTAATCGGGATTTTCACGAAGACCATCAATATAAAAACTATGATCGCATCCAGCAGCGGGCGTTGTCACTGGTGACTTCAGAAAAGATGCGGTCCGCGTTTGATATTCAGCAGGAATCAGCAAAACTGCGTGACCGCTACGGGCGGCATCTGTTTGGTCAGTCGACTTTGATGGGGCGGCGGATGATTGAAGCGGGAGCCCGTTTTGTGACCGTCTGCTGGGATGCCCCCGATGGTTACAGCTGGGACTCGCATCGCAGTGCGCATCATCTGCAGCATCACCTGCTGCCCGGATTTGACCAGGCGTATTCCGCGCTGCTGACCGATCTGGAAGAGCGGGGTCTGCTCGATGAAACGCTGGTGGTTGCCGTGGGCGAAATGGGGCGAACTCCCCAAGGGACTGCGGCGTGGGGTCGCGGGCACTGGTCGCATTGTTTTCCCTGTCTGCTGGCGGGCGCGGGAGTGAAGGGGGGAATTGTGTATGGAACTTCCGATGCAGAGGCCGCGTATCCTGTAGACAACCCGGTCACCCCGGAAGACCTGGCGAAGACAATCTACTGGTCGCTGGGCATCGACCCCGAACTGTTTCTGCCCGACCGCGAAGACAGACCGATTCCCATTATCGAAAGCGGCACACCGCTCAAACAGTTGTTTGGGTAA
- a CDS encoding LexA family transcriptional regulator, whose protein sequence is MKKLTERQKHIVSFIRVFTAKTGCAPTVREIGQSFGIKSTNGVSDHLKAIEAKGRLKRNQFMPRGLEVVENLRIRFCGEVQ, encoded by the coding sequence ATGAAAAAATTAACCGAGCGACAGAAGCATATTGTCAGTTTTATCCGTGTGTTTACCGCGAAGACGGGTTGTGCGCCGACGGTGCGGGAGATTGGTCAGTCGTTTGGGATTAAATCGACCAATGGGGTCTCGGATCATCTCAAGGCGATTGAAGCCAAAGGCCGACTGAAACGGAATCAGTTTATGCCCCGGGGGCTGGAAGTCGTGGAGAATCTGCGGATCCGGTTCTGCGGCGAAGTGCAATAG